TACCTTGAGGAATGCAACCGTCTTGATCCAGCCGTCACCTTCATTTTCCGGGTCACCCGAAACGACACGGCATTAGGAGGGCAGTTGATTGAGCAAGGCAAGGTGATTTTCATTGCAACGCATGCCATTAATCGCGATCCGGTTTACTTTAGCAGACCCGAGGAGGTGGTTGTGGAAGGCAGAACCGTGCCTCATTACAGTTACGGTTATGGCAGCCATTTCTGCCTTGGCGCCAAATTGGCGAGACTGGAAATGCACCGCCTGGTTGAGGTCCTGCTTAAGCGCTACCCGAAATTACAGCTGGATTCTGCGCATACACCGCAGCGAAAGCATCACAGTCTGTCCTTTTCGGGATTTGAGCATCTTTTTCTCAGCACCGGCGATTAAGCAAAAATCTCCCTGAGGAAATTTTCCATGGCCTGAAGGGAGCGGCGTTCAGCAACCGGATTGTAGATGGTGCCAAGCTGCGTATCATGGGCCTGGGGGTTGGCAAAGGCATGTTGGGTATGACCATACAGGTGCACCTGCCAATCCACTTTGGCATCGGTCATTTCCTGACCAAACTCGTTAACCTGTTCAGGACGAACCATGGGATCATCGTACCCGTGCAGCACCAGAATTTTGGCACTGATGGGCTGGGCGTGCAGCTCTTTAGGCTTGTTGAGTAACCCATGGAAACTCACCACGCCGTTTAAGGGCACCCCGCTTCGTGCCAAATCAAGCACACACAGGCCGCCAAAGCAAAACCCGATGGCTGCCACGCGGCTGTTATCCACTTCCGGCATGGCAATCACCGCGTCAAAAGCGGCATTGATGCGATCACGCAATAACAGTCGATCATTGGCGAGAGGCTGCATAAGGCCCATTTTCTCATCCGTGGTCTCACCCAGGCGCCCATGACCATACATATCCAGGGCAAAACCTAAATAACCCATGCCAGCCAGCATTTCCGCTTTTTTACAGGCGAACTCGTTACGACCGCTCCAATCATGGGCCACAAGCACAGCAGGCCGCGGCCGATCGTGTGAGTCGTCATAGGCTAAAAAGCCGTGCAGTTCCTGTTCGCCGTGATGATAAATGTAATTCGATGTGTGCATGAGCTATCCTTTTTTTCCTGGCTAATCAGTACGGGTCAATTGCGCAAATATCCAACAAAAATACCATTAAATCAATCGGTTGTGTGGGTTATTTTTCCCACTCCGCGATTTTTTTCATTAAAAAGCCGGCGCCGTACAACACCACACCGGTGATTAACAGGCATAAAATTCTGACCAGAGTCGGTGTGGACGCCGCATCGTAAAGCAGCGCCTTACCGGCCGCAAAACCTAACACAATAAGGGCTGATTTCGCCATGGTTTTATCCCGGCGCTGATAGGCAAACGCCATAACGGCAATGGCGTAAAACAACCAGCAGGCCGATACGGCGAGAGAACCGTAAGGATCCGCAAGGCGGTAAAATCCGGCAATGGCCAATACATGGGCCGCGCCCAGCAAAGCCGAGCCCTTCTCGTCATTGTGAGCTAAATCGTCGCGGCGATAAATAAGGACTAACCATGTGCTGATCAAAGCAGCAAAAGCGACCGGGAGCCAGAATGCAGGGCCGTCACTTCCGATCATGCTTGAACGCTGCAGGAGATGGTTAATGATATTGATGTATTCAATGGCGAGAACAATAAAGCCAATCAACGCTGGAACATACCACGTGCTCCTGTCTTTCATCGAGGAGGGATTAAACGGCACAAAGGCAAAAGCCAGCATCATCACCACATACACCCAGGGTTTGATGTCAGCCGGCAGCAGTTCGATATAAAACGAATGGAACAGAACAATGGCTACAAAAGCAAAAATCACCGACTGACTTTTAATCCGGCCGTCAGGAAACCAGCGTTTAGCCGAGGCATACAGCGCAAGCAGCAAGCCAGCAAACACCAGGGACAGCCAGGGCGCCAGCCCCGGATAACTCCGATCGATATAAAAGTACTCCATGGCATAAAACAGCATAAGGACAGGAAAGAAACCCCAGGCTTCCTTTTCAGTCAATTCCTGCTGATTGACGCGGGTAAATAAATAGGTGCCCAAAGCAAAAATGAGAAAATGCAAGGCCAGTACGATGGCAATCGTCACATCATCCTTTAAATCAAGACCGATAAGCGACGTGATGAGTATGGCGAGATACGCCGCAATGATGGTCATTATCCGTGACCGCAGCCAGATGGAAAGGGTTGCAAAAGTCAGGGAGCAGCATACGAAATAATAGACGGTAAAAAGCGCCTGGGTGTGGAAACCAAGAATAACCGGCGAAAGGTAAGCCCCAACTGCGGCACAAAGGGCATAGACATCGTGCTTTATTTTCAAATACAGGCCAATGCACAGCAACGATACCAGCGACGTCAGAATCAATGCCGCATCAACCGATACCAACGCGTAAAGGCGGTGGGCGGCAAAAACGGAAAGATAGAGAATAATCACCCCCGCCGCCGGCAGCAGGCTTGCATAGCCACGATAAGTGGAAAGCATGGCCAGCCCACAGCCGATTAAACTCATCCCGAACACGGCCGCGATGACAATTTGGCGCGCAGGCGTTAACCAGCCGCTGTCTATGGATAACTTAATAATAAAACCGGCCGCCAGCACAAAACACACCACCGCGATCGTGCCCAGCCAATTCCCGGAGTTGGATGACCCTTCCAGTGCGTTTAAATCAGCCTCCCTGGCCGTGGAAACGGGGGCTTTCGGCTCATGCCAACCGGATTGCGCGGGCGGCGGGGGAAGAGACAGTCTTTCTTCAATTACGGCAAGACGTGCTTCGATGGCGTGTAAGCGTTGTTCAAATTGATTCAAGTCCATTCAATGCCTCGACGTTTCCATTCACTGATCCAATGGTAATCCTATCTGCGGCAAATGGGTATCTTAGCGGCTAAATTCAATGTTGAATTTTTCCTGGGGGATGAATTGGCCCTTATTAAACACATACTTGTCCACCCCGCAGGCCAATCCTTCCTGATTGATCACATAAAAACTGTTGAATTTATCCTGGGTACGCACACAGGATAACGAACCGGCGTGGAGGATCATGGCATTATCCTGGTTGTTTTTTTCGATAAGGGTGATGTTGGCAAAATGCAAATGACCGGTACAGACAATGTCGATTGGGCTTTGTTTCAAGTAGTCAATGAACTCCTGCGTGTTGATTAAGGGATTGTGCATGCCCTCAAAATAATGGAAGTTATGATGGAAAAACAGAATGTTCAAGCGGTGATCGGACTCCTGGAAGAAGGCCTTCATTTTCGCCATCGACTTCCGCGACAGCCGCCCATCCTTCAATTCATACGGGGCCACCGAGTTAAGGCCCAGGATCCGGCATTCCGCGTTGCTGAAACTGACTTCCAGTTCCGGGGACACAGAGCGCCTGTACTGTTTAAAAGGCCAAAACAGGCGGGCAACCGAATTAAACAAAGGAATATCATGATTACCCGGTACCACGAGATAAGGTGCACGCAGCCTTGCTAAAAATCCAGCCAGCGCCTTAAATTGCCAGCTTCTCGCGCGTTGCGTCAAATCCCCGGAAATGATCAGCAAATCCGGTTGAATCAGCGCACAGGCCTCGTGAAATGCTTCCGGGATGGTTTCGATGTGGCGGCCAAAATGCAAATCGGAAATATGAATAATTTTTATCATTCCGTCCCTTGCCTTTCGATTTTCTTAGTCAGTGATGTTCATTAAGCCTTAACCAGAGTATAGCGTGGCATTCCTCAGGCTGCTTTTCTTTCATACCGACAGACTAATGGTAACGAACAAGAACCAAATGAACCTGCTCGCTTCAAATGACATTTTCAAACCAGGTCGTTCATTATTTAAGCCTCTCTTAATACATCCCCCCTATAATTAAAAGACAGTACCATGAAGTAATGACTATGAAATCGGAGCAATTTTCAAGTTTAGTCCACTCCGCTGAAGCGCTTAAGGCCGCATTAGAGAGCAACCCCAATCTTATTAATGAACAGGACGAGGACGGCTTAACCCTTTTACATCATGCTGCGCAAATCGGTAATTACATGGGTTCTACCAGTGCCAGTAAAATTCTAGACGTGCTGTTTGCCAATGAAAATCTTGATTTCACGATTAAAGACAAGGCTGGCAACACGGCTGTCCATGTGGCGGCCTGGTGTTGTGAGGACAGGGTAACATGCCAATACGTATTCCCCTCGTTTGTTACAGAAGCCGCGAAACGGGGATTTGATTTTGCCACGCTGAGTCAGCAGGGACAAACGGTCTTACACATTGCCACAAGGACCTCCTATACGAGCCGTACAGGCAGAATCAACAATGTTGACAATGTCATTAATAACGCAGCAAACCCAGGAATCAATGCACTCTCCTCTTCAGGATCCACCGCGCTCTATTATGCAATTAACCATCTTCATTTTGATGAAGCGTATTCGTTATTGGCCGCCGGCGCCAATCCCCTGGTGTATGGTTCCGATCGCGATCCATTTGCCATGGTTGATGAGCATCTTGCAACCCTGAACTCTTGGCTATCCCAGGATGAATATGCTGACCAGCACGAAGCAATCAACGAAAAAATTGGCCAATTAAATGATTTAAAAACAGCGATGATTACCAGTGATCCTGTAAAAAGTTTTGCCGAGATAAGAAAAAACGCCCGAATACTGGCGCAGGGAAAACGGCAGGGCTCTCTGTTCGCCACCCTGCCCGACGAGTTGTTGCAAAAAATCGCGGCCGATACCAAAAAACCAGAGACAACTGAAGAAGAAGCCGACGCCATAGCCAAAGAACATTTAAACAAACCCGCTGTTTAAGAATCGGAAATCGGTGGCGGTTTACAGCCTTTTTGCGCGCTTGATGAAGCGGTCAAAGGCGATGATGATTGGCTTTCGTACCCCCCTTGTGCTTACGCCCAGAGCAATTGCTCATGAAGGCTTGTCGATGGTGATAAGACGCAAGCCTTGAGGAATGATTTTATAGCGCAAAGGGGATTCCATGCGCCTGACATCGCCATCCAGCGACACGTTGAGTTCAGCCAGGTCCTGACAATGAATTTCAATGGGCGACTGCGACTCTCTGAATTCAAAATTGCTTCTGCGATTGAGCATGGCGCGAAGGATTTTGAATAAACGCAACCGGCCATGCCTGAAAAAATAAAGCCCCAGCCGGCCACTGGTAAACGCTTCGCGTTTGAAGGTGGCAGGAAATTCATAGGTGTAGAGATTATTGCTTACCATCAAAAACGACGTACGCAATGACAGGACGAATTCCTCGTTTTTGACGCGCAACGACAGGGTCGGATGCTTGCGCAGGCTGTCAATAAGGCTTGGGATGTAACTTAACCATTTATAATATTTTCGGCTGTACAAATCGCGCCGGCGGGCAAATTTGGGATAAAAGCCAATCGAGGAATTGTTGACAAACACCTGGCCATTGACTTCCGCCAGATCAATCACAGTGGTGGTGCGCTGTTTTAAAGCCTCAACCAGGTCCTCAACCGTTAACGGCAACACCAATTCCCTGGCAAAGTGATTCAGGGTGCCCAGGGGAAGCACCCCCATTACCGTGCTAGTGTTCGCGCAATAATGAGCGGCCGAACGCACCGTGCCGTCGCCGCCGCCGACTAACAGGGTGTCGTACTTCGGCTGACAATCTTTGATGGTTGCATCCAGATCATCGGCATCGACCTCATACAGATCGTAATCCATGCCTGCTTCTTTCAATCCCTGAAGGAAGGGTGCTGCTGATTGGGCATTCTTGGCCTGTTGATTGATGATAACCGCGAGTGCGGTCATAAAATCCCCTTTTTTATGGTTATACAACAAGCGTAGTTGGCCAATAGCCGCTTCACAAGCCTTGCGTTTGCAGTGAAATCAACCCTTATGGGGCGTTTTAGTGCTGTTTTTGGCAAAAAAACATAAAAAAGTCCAAAAAGTCACTCGTTTTAAACTATGCTCTAAATAGAACAAAAAAAAGGGAAAAGATGATGTTAGTCAATACCTTAAAAGACATGAGGGATTTTTTGCATGCCCAACTGTGTTATCAATTGTTCATTACGCCCATTCCCATGCCCGTTGAAAAACAGTATCGGGCCTTTGCCGAGCGTGCCTGTGAATACATTGCCAGCAAGCGGTCAACCCTGATTGAGCGGCATTCACCGCGCCATCATGTGTTTCATCATTTTGACCAGCCTGACAATCCTACTGCTAAAAAAATATTGATTACTCATGGCTGGATGTCGCGGGCCGCCTACATGGTGAAGCTCATTCGCCATCTTCATCAGCAGGGGTATGAGGTTTATGCGCTGGATTTCCCGGCTCATGGCGAAGCCAAAGGGCTGCAATTGACCTGGACCGATGCCGTGACCATCCTTCGTGAAACCATCAACCATTTTGGCCCCTTCCATGCGGCCATAGGCCATTCCTTTGGCGGCGCCATGCTGCTTAACACCCTGAATCTGGCCAATCAGTTTGAAGAATGGCAACTTAAATCCTCACCTGAGCGCATGGTGCTCATCGCCTCTCCCACGCTCATGCGAACGCCAGTAAGCCGCTTGGCCAGGCAACTGCGCCTGAGTGGGCAGGGGTATCGCGAATTACGCAATATCTTTCGACAGAATGCTTCAACAGAAATTGAGAACCTTCATTTTCGCCATTTGGTTAACCGCAGCCAGGTTCCCATTCTTTGTATCCATGGCAGTGAAGACAGCACGATTCATCCTGTCGAATCCATTCGTTTTTGCCAACGATACCCCCATGCCGCGTTAAAAATCATTCCGGGCATTGATCATGTTGAAGTGTTGATTGATTCCCGTGTGGAGCAGGAAGTGAGCCATTTCCTGGCCTAATCCAGCGTGCGGCGGTACCGTTTATAACCAATGGCCATCATGACCACGGCAAACAGCATAATGGGGATGGTTTCCTGCCAGACGTCCCAAAAGCCATTTCCTTTCAGCAGAATTCCCCGCACAATAATAAGGAAATGAGTCAGAGGCAGAATCGATCCTACCCATTGCGCCCATTCCGGCATGCCCTGAAAGGGGAACATGAAGCCGGATAACAGAATGGACGGCAAAAAGAAAAACATCGCACTCTGTGCCGCCTGCAACTGCGTTGACGCCATGGTGGAGAAGGTTAATCCCATGACCAGATTAGCGAAAATAAAGGGCAGACAACAGACCATCAGCAGCAGGATGCTGCCTTCCATGGGCACACCGAATAACAATTTAGCCAGTATCAAAATAATCAGAGCCTGCAGGTAACCTACGATAATATACGGCAGCAGCTTGCCGATCATCACTTCCAAAGGACTCACCGGGGTAGCCAGCAGGTTCTCCATGGTGCCCAGTTCGTATTCACGGGTAATGACCAGTGCGGTCACCACCACCAGCGTCATCGTCATCACCACCCCGAGCAGGCCGGGAACAATGTTGTAGGAGGTAATCGCCAAAGGATTATAAATGGTATGAACCTGAGGCTGATAAGGCGGGATTTTCGGGCTTAGGCTTGCCAGCGGACCGGTTAATTCTTTCTTTAACACCAGCGAGGCCAGTTCAACAAAGACATTCACAGCCCGACTGGTTGCCGCAGGATCCGTGGCATCGGCTTCGAGTAACAGCACCGGCCTTAGTCCCTTCGCCAGATCACGGGAGAAATTAGGCGGAAAATTAATCACAAACTGCACCTTGCCGCGTTTGAGCAAACGATAGGCTTCCTCTTCAGTCAGGGCAGGCGCTATGAATTTAAAGTAAGTGGAATTTTCCATGCCGCTTAAAATGCGGCGGGTCAGCGGACTGGGATCGTTGTTCACGATGGCCGTGGGCAAATGGCGGGGATTGTTGTTGATGGCAAAGCCAAACAGGACGAGTTGCAACAGGGGAATAAAAAGTATCATGCCGAACGTGGCCTTATCACGCCGCATTTCAATGAATTCTTTGACCATGATGCCAATGAGCCCGGAGGCAAACGGGGTTTTCATCCCATTTTTCCTCCCGATTGTTTGACCAGGCTGATGAAAGCGTCTTCCAGGGTGGGTTCAATTGCCTCCCAGCGTATGGGGTAGCGTGCGGCCAGTTGACTCAGTTCGTTTTCCACGCGGTTTTTGTCATACCCGCACACATGGATGCGGCTGCCGAACAAAGCGGATTGCACAATACCCTGCAATTGTTTGGTTTCCTGCAATAAGCGGGTGGAGACTTCGCCTGAAATCTCCCAGGTACCGAGTTGGGTCGTGGCGATCACTTCCGCTACCGTGCCCGTCACCAGTAAATCGCCATAGGCAAGATAAGCGAGACGAGTACAGCGCTCTGCTTCATCCATGTAATGGGTGGACACCAGGGTGGTAATGCCCTGTTCGCTCAAACTGTGAATTTTATCCCAGAATTCCCGTCTTGCGATCGGGTCTACTCCGGCTGTCGGTTCATCCAGCAACAGCAAATCAGGATCATGCAGCAGGCAGGCGGCCAGCGCCACACGCTGTTTCCAGCCCCCCGATAATTGCCGGGTTAATTGATTGCGGCGGGGTATTAATTCCAAATCCTCCATTGTCTGTTCAACCCGTTCTTTACGTTTATCGACGCCATACACACGGGCAACAAAATTCAAATTCTCCTCGATGGTCAAATCCAGGTAGTAACTGAATTTTTGAGTCATGTAGCCGACGTGTTGCTTTATTTTTTTGGATTCCGTGAGAATGTCATAGCCCAGGCATTGCCCTTCCCCCTTGTCCGGGGTTAACAACCCGCACAACATACGGATGGTGGTGGTTTTACCGCTGCCATTGGGTCCAAGAAAACCAAACACTTCGCCGCGTTTAACCAGCATGTCAATGCCGTTTACGGCGATTTTGCCGTCAAAGGATTTTGTTAAATTGTGGACATCAATAATGGCATCGGTTGTCATCGTAATAACACCGTCACGGGCTGCCCCGGTTTAAAGGCATGGAAATTGTCAAACCGGGCCTGCACGCGAAAGACCAGTTTGTCGTAATTCTCACGGCTATAGATGAGGGGCGGCGCGTATTCCGCTTCCGGTGCGATATAGCTGATTAGCGCCGGATTGTCAGGTTGACAGCCACTGCAGGTAAAATGAATTTTTTTACCGATGCTCAAACGGGCCAACTCCTCGACTGGTACGTAAAATTCAATGTGGACATTTTCAGGCGTGAGCAAGGACACCACCGCCTGCTGCGCACCAACAAACTCCCCCGGGCGGTAATAGGTATCAAAAATCACCCCGGCTGCAGGCGCATGCACCGTTTTTTGCGCTAATTGCCACTTGGCTTCATTGAGCTTCGCCGCAATCGCCTGAATCTGCGCTTCCTGCGCCTTGATCTGGTCGCTGCGGCTGCCCATCTTCGCCAGCGTTAGATTGGCTACATACTGATCCCTTAATTTTTTCTGCTGATCATAGGTAGCAAGAATCTCATCAAGACGGTCTTTTTCGATGGCATTTTTCTGATAAAGGCTCTGGTAGCGCTTCACGCGGATTTCTGTCAGTTTTATCTGGGCGTTCACTTGTTCAATCTGCGCCTCAATGGCCTCTACCTCCGGGGCACGGCGCGGGTTTTTTAAATCCTTAAGCAGACTTTTGGCCTGTTCCAGATCACTGGCATATTGCTTAATCACCTGTGCCTGCGGCTCGGGATCCAGTTGAAAAAGCCGTTGACCTTTAGTCACCGCCTGGCCGCGTTTAACCAGCAATTGTTGCAGAATGCCTGAATTGGGTGAGGCCAGGTAAATATTATCGCCTTCGACATAACCCTGGTAACGCCGCTCGCCGGAATGACCGCAGCTTAGCAGGAGAAGGGTCAGGACAATAATCGCGTAATGTTTGATTTTCATAGCGTTTCAAGTTTAAAGCCTCGTTTGAGTATAATGAATTGCCACTGAACTTGCAGCTATTCCTGCTGAATCCTGTGCTTGGCAGGTTGCCCTTCCGCCCATTTCTGCCTACCATTTAATTTTCCTGTAGCGTTATGGCTTGTCTCTTTGGCCTGCTTAAATGGATTTTCCGGTATTGCTAATCAGCGATTGGTCTTTCAAAGGATAATGACATGAAATTCGATTTGATTGTTCTTGGCGGCGGTAGTGGCGGCATGGCCAGTGCGGTACGGGCGGCAAAACACGGTGCTAACGTGGCGGTGGTTGAACAGCAGTATCTGGGTGGTACCTGCGTTAACTTAGGCTGCGTTCCCAAAAAAATGATGTACAACAGTGCCAACATTGCAGAAACCTTACGTAAATCCATTGATTACGGTTTTGCACCCACCAACATCCGCTTAAACTGGCAAACCCTGGTGCAAAAGCGCAATGCCTATGTCGCCAGTCTGCGGGAAATTTATGGCAAGCGTTTCAGTCAATACAAGATGACGCTTCTAAGCGGCGCCGGGGCTTTTGTTGATGCCCATACCATTGACGTGGCAGGTGAGCACTATACCGCCCCGCACATCATCATCGCCACCGGTGGTGAGCCCAGCATGCCGACTGATTTGCCGGGGATTGAACATGCCATCAATTCCGATGGTTTTTTTGATTTAGCCGACAAACCCCAAAAAGCCGCCGTCATCGGCAGCGGCTACATTGGTGTGGAATTAGCAGGCATTCTTCAAAGCTTAGGCACGGAAACCCACTTATTAATCCGCGGAGAAACCCCACTGAGCCGTTTTGATTCCCTGCTTGGCGACACCTTGATGCAGAGTATGCGGCAACAGGGCCTGCATGTGCATGTCAATCATCACGCCCAAGAAATCAAAACCGATAGTCAGGGTAAAAAAATCATCGTCTGTAAAAGCGGGTCGGTGATTGACTCGCTGGATACCGTCATTGCCGCAGTTGGGCGGTCCCCCCGTACAGCCCATTTAAACCTCGACACAATCGGTGTGAAAATGGATGCCCGCGGTTTAATCACGGTCGACAAATACCAGAATACGTCGGTGGAAGGGATCTACGCCATCGGTGATGTGATTAATGCCCCGGCCCTGACCCCTGTCGCCATTGCAGCCGGCCGCCGTCTCTGCGACAGGCTATTTGGCGGTGAAAAAGAAGCCCACTTAAATTACGATAACATCCCGTCCGTGGTCTTCAGCCACCCTCCCATTGGCAGTGTGGGGCTCAGTGAAGCAGACGCTGTCAGCAAGTTCGGTAAAGACGCCATCAACGTTTACAGCACCCGCTTTAATCCCATGTTGGATGCCTTCAGCAGTGAACAAACACCCACGGCGATGAAACTCGTCACTTACGGTAAAGAGGAGCGCATCGTCGGCCTGCACGTCATTGGGTATGGTGCGGATGAAATGCTGCAGGGATTCGCGGTTGCTGTTAAAATGGGCGCCTGCAAACGCGATTTTGACAACACGGTCGCTATCCATCCGACCAGTGCCGAAGAATTGGTAACCATGGTGTAAAAAATGAATCCAGCTGTACGCCCCTATCTTGATCATGTTCCTGTGCTTGGCCAGGACGTTTATATCGATCCCACCGCCGCCGTAATTGGCCGGGTGCAGCTGGGCAACCATGTCTCCGTTTGGCCCATGGCGGTGATTCGCGGCGACGTGAATGCCATTACCGTGGGTGATGACTGCAACATTCAGGATGCCGCGATATTACACGTCACCCATGACGGTCCGTTCACGCCCGGCGGACAACCGCTTGTGCTTGGAAAAGGCATCACGGTAGGACATCAAGCCGTGCTTCATGCCTGCCAGATTGACGATTACTGCCTAATTGGCATGGGGGTTCTCATTCTTGATGGCGCTTACATCGAACACCATGTGCTCATTGGCGCCGGCAGTGTCGTACCCCCCGGCAAACGCCTGGAGAGCGGCTTTCTTTATCTTGGCAATCCCGTGAAGGCCATTCGCCCGCTGTCAGAGGAGGAATTGCGCCATCTGGATTACTCCGCTGCGCATTATGTGCGGTTGAAGAACAATTATTTAACCCCTTAGGCCATTAACAGGTAAGGAAACTCCTGGTGCAGCAATTCACAGACTTTTTGCTGATGCGCTTTGCTTTTCAGAATCAGCAAGACCGTATCATCCCCGGCGATGGTTCCAAGAATACCCGAATCGGAAGGCTCCTGTGCGCTGAATGACACGTATTTGCGATCCAGGTAATAGGCAAGACTGCTGGCATTGCCGGGATGGGTTTGCAGCACAATGAGGCCAAAATCGGAAACCTGGCTATTCAACACCAGCGGCAGCCCCGGCTGATGGTAATCAATGACCTTATACAATCCGGCCACTTTGGCAATTTTCATTTTTTTCAAACGCCGCGACAAGGTCGCCT
This region of Legionella taurinensis genomic DNA includes:
- a CDS encoding dienelactone hydrolase family protein, encoding MHTSNYIYHHGEQELHGFLAYDDSHDRPRPAVLVAHDWSGRNEFACKKAEMLAGMGYLGFALDMYGHGRLGETTDEKMGLMQPLANDRLLLRDRINAAFDAVIAMPEVDNSRVAAIGFCFGGLCVLDLARSGVPLNGVVSFHGLLNKPKELHAQPISAKILVLHGYDDPMVRPEQVNEFGQEMTDAKVDWQVHLYGHTQHAFANPQAHDTQLGTIYNPVAERRSLQAMENFLREIFA
- a CDS encoding DUF2339 domain-containing protein; translated protein: MDLNQFEQRLHAIEARLAVIEERLSLPPPPAQSGWHEPKAPVSTAREADLNALEGSSNSGNWLGTIAVVCFVLAAGFIIKLSIDSGWLTPARQIVIAAVFGMSLIGCGLAMLSTYRGYASLLPAAGVIILYLSVFAAHRLYALVSVDAALILTSLVSLLCIGLYLKIKHDVYALCAAVGAYLSPVILGFHTQALFTVYYFVCCSLTFATLSIWLRSRIMTIIAAYLAILITSLIGLDLKDDVTIAIVLALHFLIFALGTYLFTRVNQQELTEKEAWGFFPVLMLFYAMEYFYIDRSYPGLAPWLSLVFAGLLLALYASAKRWFPDGRIKSQSVIFAFVAIVLFHSFYIELLPADIKPWVYVVMMLAFAFVPFNPSSMKDRSTWYVPALIGFIVLAIEYINIINHLLQRSSMIGSDGPAFWLPVAFAALISTWLVLIYRRDDLAHNDEKGSALLGAAHVLAIAGFYRLADPYGSLAVSACWLFYAIAVMAFAYQRRDKTMAKSALIVLGFAAGKALLYDAASTPTLVRILCLLITGVVLYGAGFLMKKIAEWEK
- a CDS encoding metallophosphoesterase family protein — protein: MIKIIHISDLHFGRHIETIPEAFHEACALIQPDLLIISGDLTQRARSWQFKALAGFLARLRAPYLVVPGNHDIPLFNSVARLFWPFKQYRRSVSPELEVSFSNAECRILGLNSVAPYELKDGRLSRKSMAKMKAFFQESDHRLNILFFHHNFHYFEGMHNPLINTQEFIDYLKQSPIDIVCTGHLHFANITLIEKNNQDNAMILHAGSLSCVRTQDKFNSFYVINQEGLACGVDKYVFNKGQFIPQEKFNIEFSR
- a CDS encoding diacylglycerol/lipid kinase family protein, translated to MTALAVIINQQAKNAQSAAPFLQGLKEAGMDYDLYEVDADDLDATIKDCQPKYDTLLVGGGDGTVRSAAHYCANTSTVMGVLPLGTLNHFARELVLPLTVEDLVEALKQRTTTVIDLAEVNGQVFVNNSSIGFYPKFARRRDLYSRKYYKWLSYIPSLIDSLRKHPTLSLRVKNEEFVLSLRTSFLMVSNNLYTYEFPATFKREAFTSGRLGLYFFRHGRLRLFKILRAMLNRRSNFEFRESQSPIEIHCQDLAELNVSLDGDVRRMESPLRYKIIPQGLRLITIDKPS
- a CDS encoding alpha/beta hydrolase is translated as MLVNTLKDMRDFLHAQLCYQLFITPIPMPVEKQYRAFAERACEYIASKRSTLIERHSPRHHVFHHFDQPDNPTAKKILITHGWMSRAAYMVKLIRHLHQQGYEVYALDFPAHGEAKGLQLTWTDAVTILRETINHFGPFHAAIGHSFGGAMLLNTLNLANQFEEWQLKSSPERMVLIASPTLMRTPVSRLARQLRLSGQGYRELRNIFRQNASTEIENLHFRHLVNRSQVPILCIHGSEDSTIHPVESIRFCQRYPHAALKIIPGIDHVEVLIDSRVEQEVSHFLA
- a CDS encoding ABC transporter permease — encoded protein: MKTPFASGLIGIMVKEFIEMRRDKATFGMILFIPLLQLVLFGFAINNNPRHLPTAIVNNDPSPLTRRILSGMENSTYFKFIAPALTEEEAYRLLKRGKVQFVINFPPNFSRDLAKGLRPVLLLEADATDPAATSRAVNVFVELASLVLKKELTGPLASLSPKIPPYQPQVHTIYNPLAITSYNIVPGLLGVVMTMTLVVVTALVITREYELGTMENLLATPVSPLEVMIGKLLPYIIVGYLQALIILILAKLLFGVPMEGSILLLMVCCLPFIFANLVMGLTFSTMASTQLQAAQSAMFFFLPSILLSGFMFPFQGMPEWAQWVGSILPLTHFLIIVRGILLKGNGFWDVWQETIPIMLFAVVMMAIGYKRYRRTLD
- a CDS encoding ABC transporter ATP-binding protein, with amino-acid sequence MTTDAIIDVHNLTKSFDGKIAVNGIDMLVKRGEVFGFLGPNGSGKTTTIRMLCGLLTPDKGEGQCLGYDILTESKKIKQHVGYMTQKFSYYLDLTIEENLNFVARVYGVDKRKERVEQTMEDLELIPRRNQLTRQLSGGWKQRVALAACLLHDPDLLLLDEPTAGVDPIARREFWDKIHSLSEQGITTLVSTHYMDEAERCTRLAYLAYGDLLVTGTVAEVIATTQLGTWEISGEVSTRLLQETKQLQGIVQSALFGSRIHVCGYDKNRVENELSQLAARYPIRWEAIEPTLEDAFISLVKQSGGKMG
- a CDS encoding HlyD family secretion protein: MKIKHYAIIVLTLLLLSCGHSGERRYQGYVEGDNIYLASPNSGILQQLLVKRGQAVTKGQRLFQLDPEPQAQVIKQYASDLEQAKSLLKDLKNPRRAPEVEAIEAQIEQVNAQIKLTEIRVKRYQSLYQKNAIEKDRLDEILATYDQQKKLRDQYVANLTLAKMGSRSDQIKAQEAQIQAIAAKLNEAKWQLAQKTVHAPAAGVIFDTYYRPGEFVGAQQAVVSLLTPENVHIEFYVPVEELARLSIGKKIHFTCSGCQPDNPALISYIAPEAEYAPPLIYSRENYDKLVFRVQARFDNFHAFKPGQPVTVLLR
- the gorA gene encoding glutathione-disulfide reductase; this translates as MKFDLIVLGGGSGGMASAVRAAKHGANVAVVEQQYLGGTCVNLGCVPKKMMYNSANIAETLRKSIDYGFAPTNIRLNWQTLVQKRNAYVASLREIYGKRFSQYKMTLLSGAGAFVDAHTIDVAGEHYTAPHIIIATGGEPSMPTDLPGIEHAINSDGFFDLADKPQKAAVIGSGYIGVELAGILQSLGTETHLLIRGETPLSRFDSLLGDTLMQSMRQQGLHVHVNHHAQEIKTDSQGKKIIVCKSGSVIDSLDTVIAAVGRSPRTAHLNLDTIGVKMDARGLITVDKYQNTSVEGIYAIGDVINAPALTPVAIAAGRRLCDRLFGGEKEAHLNYDNIPSVVFSHPPIGSVGLSEADAVSKFGKDAINVYSTRFNPMLDAFSSEQTPTAMKLVTYGKEERIVGLHVIGYGADEMLQGFAVAVKMGACKRDFDNTVAIHPTSAEELVTMV